The Pseudoliparis swirei isolate HS2019 ecotype Mariana Trench chromosome 19, NWPU_hadal_v1, whole genome shotgun sequence genomic sequence CAGCTGTTCAGACTGGCAGGAGGAGCCAGCAGGACCGACCTCAGGGGGTCAGTCCTGTACTCAATTACAGTCAGCTATCTATTACATGGGCCAGAGGAACTGGAAATGATatgctgatgttcagctccatGTTTCAGCAGTAATCTGACTGATTGGAGATGTTCCTGGTGAATTAAAGAGGTCCCAGGAAATATGCTGGAGGAAGAAATGCTAGTTAGTTTAAAccttttaaccccttttttTCCAGAATGCCCTTTAAAAAGTATCTTTAAAAACAACAGTCATAGGAGAAGTCCAGGTGTACATACCTTTTAGGGTCAAGTCAAATTAACAATGAAGACATTTGCTCCCATGTAAACAATGTTATTATCAACATTGCGCAAGATCATCTGCCATGGAGACTTTAAATCACCCAGATTTCATATAGATGGTATCATATTCATAAACAAGGTGCATCTGAAAAGCTTCACGGTCTTCATTTTTATCTCAACACCCAGAGCCTCTTCACATAAAGCATGCCAAGTGTGAAGTAGGCCTCTTAAAATACAGAACCATGACAACACGGCTCATCATTTTCTGCCACAAACACTTTCCAGAGTCAGCCCACTGGTGAAGGTTGTGGACCAAACTCAACGGGAAGCCACATCAAATGACAAgatcctccctttcctcctaaATGATGCCTTAACAGGAAACAGCAGGACGGCCCTCATTTACTGTATTAACCCTCAGGGTAAGCGTTCCTCTGAGCCTGGCTACACCAAGTTACCCATAATCCCTTGATCATAGCGATGACTTGTCTTTATCCATCAGGTCTTCTAGATGACGAGACCCCCTGCGCTTTAGCTTTGGCCCAGAAGGCGAGCGGTTTGGTCACCAGGGCCACTGTTTATCGCTGGTTTCCAAGAGCAAACGAGCAAAAGATCAGAGATAGCATTGTGGACCAAAGAAACACGATGATGTCGCAGGGCGGGAGCGAAGTTCACAACACCTTCAGGCTAGCAGAGCTGACCCAAAACCTGCAGGTAATTCATTAAATAAACCTAGAAAGAAATGGTGCTTGTAGTGATATCTGTAGACTAAATGAGATCAAAGTTGAAATGCATTCTGCCGTCTTTCAAACAGATTGTGAAAAATCAGTcttgggagaagaggagggaagagtcaAAGAAGATAAAAGGCAAAACACAGGTTCCTACTTATGTATTAAACATTTCCACAAAGTTTAACAGAATGATAACAGATTATGTGTTCCCAACATTATGAAATGAGAACCATTTTTTGCATCGATTTGGCAGAGTGGTCGGCCTCCAAAAAGCAATGTGCACAGCAGTGACCACAGAGAGGCTTCAGACCCAATGAAACACTTACAAGCTCAACTGAAACAAGAAATGGAAGAACATATCAGAGGTAATTTGCTGTGATAATATGTTCATATATAGGGACATCCATGATATTGACTTGTGTGTTTCTCATATCCACAGAGGGTAAAGGGGATGTAGAGAAAGTGCAGGAGAGGGCAGGAAGAATCCAGCAATTGATGGATGCTCTCAGAGAGGAGACACTCAATCCAGCTGCTACAGAGCAATCTGACCTCCGCCAACAAGTAATGCTCTATCTATTGAATATGTTGTATGCCTGTATATCTAAGTGGATACTGTATTAACAAGGCGTTGTGGTTATCTATTAAACATATTaacaatatgtatgtgtgtgagagtgggtTATTCACACTTAGCACATGTATTTTGCTAATTTAAGTCTCAGTTGGAATATAGCAACGCACAAGAACAGAGGAGGCAATTTAAGGAGGACCACTTGAGATTAattcaggaggaggtggagaagatggagagagacttGGCCCAGGAACCGCTACTGGTGAGATCATGAGATGCGCTGTTTAGCATTATTCAGTTTGTGATCTATCTTAGCTGAGGATGCTGAGTCAGTTTGAATTAATTCAAGGCTGGATTTATGGTGAGCAGTGGAAACGACTGCATGTGCAACTTAATTCTGTTGTTCCCTTGCATTTGTTATGGTTTCATCCATTCCTCTGCTAGACAGAAGGCCCCCAGAGAGAGCTGCTGGTGCTGACCAGAGAGAGGCGGGTCCTGGTGCTGCAGATAGAGGCCCTGCGTGCTGAGGCCCAGCAGGCTGAGCAAGACCTGCAGAATCAATATCAACACCAACAAACAGAGCTGCATTGTCTGAGAGAGGAGAGCCTGCAGGTTGGGAGAGGACACACTTTGAGAGAACACCGATTCAAATGTtactttttccatttaatttgttttattattacttCACCAATATGGATAATTCATTTTCTGTTTTACTGCAGGTGTTCAGAGTGTTTCGGCAGGTAagtgaggagcagaggaggatgtCAGAGAGCAGATACAGAAGTGTGTTGCTGGAAGCTGTGCAGGATGCAGTCTACCTCTCAGCCCAGAACCAGGAGCTGCAGGCCGACAACAAACAACTCCGTAAAGGTGCGTGTATGTTCCTCAACCTCAACCAGACTGCATGTCATGTTGGAGAAAGAACTTCCCCTGACCTCTGAAGTCAAATGTTGCACAGAGGCCCAGATATGAAGATTTCTCTCAGCATTCAAACATACTGCGTTTCTCTTTTACAGCATTGGGCGAGCTAAAGGATACTCTAGCTGTGCGGAGTGGTCCTATGGCTGAAGGGTTATCCCAACAACACTGAATGCATCACCGGAATATGTTTCTGAAACATGTAATGCAAATCATGAGAAATAAAACTAGTTTTGACAGTTTATTCGTTATCATGAACACACTTTGACATTGTCCTTAGCagagaataaaatacaaaaacaaaattacACGAGCAGCACTCTTCAgaaatgtttcactgaagataTAAATGATCATGATTTATTTCACTTGCATCAGTGTGAAGACATTgtgaataacatttaaaaaaagatacttGTCAAAAGTAGGGTTCAGCTGACAAATGTTCACACGATattgttggttacaaataaaaatatgcgTTCGATTCTCGATTTCAGAAGGCAGATCGCTAAAaaggcagaaagaaaaaaatcacatcTGAAAACCCAATGTACAGACTGTAATGAGTTACATTAACTATCTGTAGTACATGAAAGCTGCCAGTACAATCATAATAacagggaggaggaaaaaaggtgTGAGCTGCAGCCCCAAGACGGCCCAAGACAACAGAGCGTTCACCAACATGGAGCAGGAAATGACAAACAGTCTGCCGATCCCGCTGCCGTGCTTCAGCACCACAGACATCAGAAGTCCGTTAGCTGCCTGCCCTGCTATGATGGCCCAAACCACCCCCGAGTATCCCTCCAGGAAGCTCTTGTCACCCGCTACAAAGAAGGAGGAGATCCCATTTATTGCCACCCCAAACACATAGAGGTAGAGATTCTGCAAGCTGAGGGGCAACTTCTGGCTCTTAAGCACCTTCTCTGTGTAAACTGCTGCAAGCCCTGAAACACA encodes the following:
- the si:dkey-201i24.3 gene encoding kinesin-like protein KIF17, with translation MATVNMNAPLCEGGEPVRVGVVLTALTDYVSIGEEGRGLDYKSGNNEEAKSFSFDQVVTVDNIQIFQPEFLQPLAESISSGYNGALLICGAFTEKISTLIDQTITKQVLADLFSSVLPQGEEELFISVSFVQFYPDDNAVDLLSPRRQSLKLVAHPVLGNLVGGVCEVCVYSAEEAYSLYETCRESLKADGGSISSRCSSLFSVAVEWKLHPEEVEPEVCRSRLQLFRLAGGASRTDLRGVSPLVKVVDQTQREATSNDKILPFLLNDALTGNSRTALIYCINPQGLLDDETPCALALAQKASGLVTRATVYRWFPRANEQKIRDSIVDQRNTMMSQGGSEVHNTFRLAELTQNLQIVKNQSWEKRREESKKIKGKTQSGRPPKSNVHSSDHREASDPMKHLQAQLKQEMEEHIREGKGDVEKVQERAGRIQQLMDALREETLNPAATEQSDLRQQTEGPQRELLVLTRERRVLVLQIEALRAEAQQAEQDLQNQYQHQQTELHCLREESLQVFRVFRQVSEEQRRMSESRYRSVLLEAVQDAVYLSAQNQELQADNKQLRKALGELKDTLAVRSGPMAEGLSQQH